In Aquimarina spinulae, a single window of DNA contains:
- the proS gene encoding proline--tRNA ligase, translating into MSKNLTKRSEDYSKWYNELVVKADLAENSAVRGCMVIKPYGYAIWEKMQAELDKKFKETGHQNAYFPLFVPKSLFEAEEKNAEGFAKECAVVTHYRLKTDPEDSSKLIVDPKAKLEEELIVRPTSEAIIWNTYKGWIQSYRDLPLLVNQWANVVRWEMRTRLFLRTAEFLWQEGHTAHATRQEAIAETEQMNNVYADFAEQFMAIPVIRGRKTESERFAGAEDTYCIEALMQDGKALQAGTSHFLGQNFAKAFDVKFTSKEGKLDYVWATSWGVSTRLMGALIMTHSDDNGLVLPPNLAPIQVVIVPIYKGEEQLNQISKVANELVADLRSKGVSVKFDNRDTHRPGAKFAQYELQGVPLRIAIGPKDLEKGTVELARRDTLTKQFVAKDEVVATIESLLVEIQESLHQKATQYRDEHITEVNSFDEFKDVLENKGGFISAHWDGSVETEQKIKELTKATIRCIPFDAKEEEGSCVYSDNPSKMRVLFAKAY; encoded by the coding sequence ATGAGTAAGAATTTAACAAAGCGTAGTGAAGATTATTCAAAATGGTATAACGAATTAGTCGTTAAGGCCGACCTGGCCGAGAATTCGGCAGTAAGAGGGTGTATGGTGATTAAGCCGTATGGGTATGCTATTTGGGAAAAAATGCAGGCAGAATTAGATAAAAAATTTAAAGAAACGGGGCATCAAAATGCGTATTTTCCATTATTTGTACCTAAAAGTTTATTCGAAGCAGAAGAAAAAAATGCAGAAGGGTTTGCTAAAGAATGCGCAGTAGTTACTCATTATAGATTAAAAACCGACCCAGAAGATAGTTCTAAGCTTATCGTGGATCCTAAAGCTAAGTTAGAAGAAGAGTTGATTGTACGCCCAACTTCTGAAGCTATTATTTGGAATACATATAAAGGATGGATACAATCATATAGAGATTTACCTTTGTTAGTAAATCAATGGGCTAATGTAGTGCGATGGGAAATGCGTACCAGGCTATTTCTTCGAACTGCAGAGTTTTTATGGCAAGAAGGGCATACGGCTCATGCTACAAGACAAGAAGCAATTGCTGAGACAGAGCAAATGAATAATGTATATGCGGATTTTGCAGAGCAATTTATGGCTATTCCTGTGATAAGAGGAAGAAAAACAGAGAGTGAGCGTTTTGCTGGAGCAGAAGATACATATTGTATTGAAGCGCTAATGCAAGATGGAAAAGCTTTGCAGGCTGGTACTTCGCACTTTCTAGGACAGAATTTTGCAAAAGCATTTGATGTAAAATTTACGTCAAAAGAAGGTAAATTAGACTACGTATGGGCTACTTCATGGGGAGTTTCGACTCGTTTGATGGGTGCTTTAATTATGACTCATAGCGATGATAATGGTTTGGTTTTACCTCCTAATTTGGCTCCTATTCAAGTGGTAATTGTTCCTATATATAAAGGAGAAGAACAATTAAATCAAATTTCTAAAGTTGCTAATGAGTTGGTTGCTGATTTAAGATCTAAAGGAGTTTCTGTCAAGTTTGATAATAGAGATACGCATAGGCCTGGAGCTAAATTTGCTCAGTATGAGCTACAAGGGGTTCCTCTTAGGATTGCAATTGGGCCTAAGGATTTAGAAAAAGGAACTGTAGAACTTGCTCGCCGTGATACACTAACAAAACAATTTGTTGCTAAAGATGAAGTTGTTGCAACCATAGAGTCGTTACTTGTAGAGATTCAGGAAAGTTTGCATCAAAAAGCAACTCAATATAGGGATGAACATATCACAGAGGTAAATTCTTTTGATGAGTTTAAAGATGTTTTAGAGAATAAAGGAGGGTTTATTTCGGCACATTGGGATGGTTCTGTAGAGACAGAGCAAAAGATAAAGGAGCTTACTAAAGCTACAATACGATGTATTCCTTTTGATGCAAAAGAAGAGGAGGGGAGCTGTGTTTATAGTGATAATCCATCAAAAATGAGAGTGTTATTTGCTAAGGCTTATTAA
- a CDS encoding OmpP1/FadL family transporter, whose product MKKLFLFIGMLSMSFLSAQDITDALRYSQQDILGTARYRAMSGAFGALGGDLSALQINPAGSAVFLNSHGSVTLSTSHIDNDVNYSDRLTNRDSRNLNFNQVGAVFIFDHYSDDAIINKLSLGLAYDQTANNANEFNVFGRSSNSIDNFFLAEAQGLPLDLISRRSGESIDQLYSFLGESEGYAAQQAFLGREAFVIEATDVDNPNNTSYFSNIAPGVFDQEYYYESTGLNGKFTLNGGAQINQVFYVGFNINSHFINYDRVTEFFEGNNNAGSNVNEVTFTNKLSTTGGGFSAQVGGIAKVSEMIRLGASFESPTWYYIEEETTQRLETFSDIDGRSIVDPDVINVFPEYKLRTPAKATGSIAVLFKQHGLISLDYSYKDYSTTKLSSDENISFSNLNREINDNLQGTSSIRIGTEWRVENWSIRGGYRFEESPYKNDLILGEKTGYSLGTGYSFGKFKIDIAYDYSEQERTEQFYPNSGFNNAALVDSHMQNLTFTFGMNF is encoded by the coding sequence ATGAAAAAGCTATTCTTATTCATAGGTATGCTATCTATGTCTTTTTTGAGTGCTCAAGATATTACTGATGCATTACGTTATTCACAACAAGATATTCTTGGTACTGCACGCTACAGAGCCATGAGTGGTGCTTTTGGCGCCTTGGGAGGGGATTTATCGGCACTACAAATTAACCCAGCCGGGTCAGCCGTTTTTTTAAATTCTCATGGATCGGTCACCCTTTCTACAAGTCATATTGATAACGATGTAAACTACTCCGATCGTTTAACCAATCGTGATTCTAGAAATTTAAATTTTAATCAAGTAGGAGCCGTTTTTATTTTCGATCATTACAGTGATGATGCAATCATTAATAAACTTTCATTAGGGTTAGCGTATGATCAGACTGCAAATAATGCTAATGAATTTAATGTTTTCGGGAGAAGTTCTAATTCTATCGACAACTTTTTTCTTGCCGAAGCACAAGGGCTGCCTCTGGATTTGATTTCGAGAAGATCGGGAGAATCTATAGACCAGCTTTATAGTTTTCTTGGAGAATCTGAAGGGTATGCTGCTCAGCAAGCATTCCTAGGTCGTGAAGCTTTTGTTATAGAAGCAACTGATGTTGATAATCCCAATAACACTTCTTATTTTTCGAATATTGCACCTGGTGTTTTTGATCAGGAATACTATTATGAAAGTACAGGTTTAAATGGAAAATTCACCTTAAATGGAGGCGCACAAATTAATCAAGTTTTTTATGTAGGATTTAATATCAACTCTCATTTTATTAATTACGACAGAGTTACTGAGTTTTTTGAAGGAAATAACAATGCAGGCAGCAATGTTAATGAAGTAACATTTACCAATAAATTATCTACCACGGGTGGAGGGTTTTCTGCTCAAGTTGGAGGTATTGCCAAGGTATCTGAAATGATCCGCTTAGGAGCTTCTTTTGAATCTCCTACCTGGTACTATATTGAAGAAGAGACCACTCAGCGTCTGGAAACATTTAGCGATATAGATGGAAGATCCATTGTTGATCCCGATGTTATTAATGTTTTCCCAGAATATAAATTACGTACACCCGCAAAAGCCACAGGTAGTATTGCTGTATTATTTAAACAACATGGATTAATCAGTCTTGATTACTCTTACAAAGATTATTCTACAACAAAACTAAGCTCTGACGAAAACATTAGCTTCTCTAATCTAAACAGGGAAATTAATGACAATTTACAAGGTACCTCTAGTATAAGAATTGGTACCGAATGGAGAGTTGAAAACTGGAGCATTAGAGGTGGATATCGTTTTGAAGAAAGCCCTTATAAAAATGATTTAATCCTTGGAGAAAAGACAGGGTATTCTCTTGGAACGGGGTATTCTTTTGGAAAATTTAAAATTGACATTGCTTATGATTATAGTGAACAAGAACGTACCGAGCAATTTTATCCTAATTCTGGTTTTAATAATGCAGCTCTTGTAGATAGTCACATGCAAAATCTTACATTTACTTTTGGCATGAATTTCTAG
- the rpsT gene encoding 30S ribosomal protein S20 has product MANHKSALKRIRSNEAKRLRNRYQHKTTRNAIKKLRESDKKEAETLFPTVVSMLDKLAKNNVIHKNKAANLKSQLAKHVAAL; this is encoded by the coding sequence ATGGCAAATCATAAGTCAGCATTAAAAAGAATCAGAAGTAACGAGGCAAAACGTCTTAGAAACAGGTATCAGCATAAAACTACACGTAATGCTATAAAAAAATTACGTGAGTCTGATAAAAAAGAAGCAGAGACTTTGTTTCCTACGGTTGTTTCTATGCTTGATAAGTTAGCTAAGAATAATGTTATTCATAAGAATAAAGCTGCTAACTTGAAATCACAATTAGCAAAACACGTAGCTGCACTTTAA
- the lpxK gene encoding tetraacyldisaccharide 4'-kinase, giving the protein MNLLRKILLPFVPFYYLITWLRNKLYDLGIKKSTTYTFPIIAVGNLSVGGTGKSPMVEYLITLLKDKVSLATLSRGYKRETKGFKLVATSSTAKQVGDEPLQFKRKFTDVVVAVDADRRSGISNLRSLTPKPEVILLDDAYQHRKVKAGFYILLTAYYDLYCNDIVLPTGNLREPKKGADRADIIVVTKCPNPLSFEERKRITDKLAIKPNQDLFFTTIDYGNDIVNVSGTKSINFLQNIHFTLVTGIANPTPLLDYYTSLGLTFDHISFPDHHNFTDTELDNLNDLEFIITTEKDYVRLASDISEEKLWYQPIEVRFVEGASSFDDKILKFIEKN; this is encoded by the coding sequence GTGAATTTACTGCGAAAAATACTTTTACCTTTTGTTCCTTTTTATTATCTGATTACCTGGTTGAGAAATAAATTGTATGATCTGGGGATTAAAAAATCTACGACATATACCTTTCCGATAATAGCAGTAGGGAATCTTAGTGTAGGAGGAACCGGTAAATCACCAATGGTAGAATATTTAATTACTTTGCTTAAAGATAAGGTGTCATTAGCAACACTTAGTAGGGGGTATAAAAGAGAAACCAAAGGATTTAAGCTGGTTGCTACTTCTTCTACAGCAAAACAAGTAGGAGATGAACCACTTCAGTTTAAAAGAAAATTCACAGATGTTGTTGTAGCGGTAGATGCGGATCGGCGTAGTGGAATTTCTAATTTAAGATCATTAACACCCAAACCAGAAGTGATTTTATTAGATGATGCTTATCAACATCGTAAGGTAAAAGCAGGATTCTATATTTTGCTTACTGCATATTATGATCTTTATTGTAATGATATTGTTTTGCCTACAGGAAATTTAAGAGAACCCAAAAAAGGGGCTGATCGGGCTGATATTATTGTCGTTACAAAATGTCCTAATCCATTGTCTTTTGAAGAGAGAAAAAGAATTACAGATAAACTTGCGATAAAACCTAATCAGGATTTGTTTTTTACCACTATTGATTATGGAAATGATATAGTAAATGTTTCTGGAACAAAATCTATCAATTTCTTGCAAAATATTCATTTTACTTTGGTTACCGGTATTGCTAATCCTACTCCTTTATTAGATTATTATACGTCTTTAGGGTTGACATTTGATCATATTAGTTTTCCTGATCATCATAATTTTACTGATACTGAATTAGATAATTTAAATGATCTTGAATTTATTATTACGACAGAAAAAGATTATGTGAGATTGGCTTCGGATATTTCTGAAGAGAAATTATGGTACCAGCCGATAGAAGTGAGGTTTGTAGAAGGCGCTTCTTCTTTTGATGATAAAATATTGAAGTTTATTGAAAAAAATTAA
- the gap gene encoding type I glyceraldehyde-3-phosphate dehydrogenase — MNTPIRIAINGFGRIGRNLFRLLINHPSIQVVAINDLADSKTLSHLLKYDSIHGILSFEVSHTKSHIIVQDASIPLLNEKNPEHCNWKKYDVDIVIESTGKFKTRPDAEKHLKAGAKRVILSAPSIEDSIKTIVVGVNDHILDGSETILSNASCTTNNAAPMIKVINDLCGIEQAYITTVHSYTTDQSLHDQPHRDLRRARAASQSIVPTTTGAAKALTKIFPELSDVIGGCGIRVPVPNGSLTDITFNVKRQTSIQEINNEFKKASQTSLKGILSYTEDPIVSIDILGNPYSCTFDSLMTSVIGKMVKIIGWYDNEIGYSNRIIDLIINICKK, encoded by the coding sequence ATGAATACACCTATTAGAATTGCCATCAACGGTTTTGGAAGAATAGGCCGTAACTTGTTTAGATTATTAATTAATCATCCTAGCATACAAGTTGTAGCAATAAACGACCTCGCCGACTCAAAAACTTTAAGTCACCTTCTTAAGTATGATAGCATACATGGTATTTTATCTTTTGAGGTATCGCATACCAAAAGTCATATTATAGTACAAGATGCATCAATACCTTTACTTAATGAAAAAAATCCAGAACATTGCAACTGGAAAAAATATGATGTAGATATTGTTATCGAATCAACTGGAAAATTTAAAACCAGACCTGATGCAGAAAAACACCTTAAGGCTGGAGCAAAACGAGTTATTTTATCGGCTCCTTCTATAGAAGATAGTATAAAAACTATCGTCGTAGGTGTAAATGATCATATCCTTGATGGGTCAGAAACTATCTTATCTAATGCTTCTTGCACCACAAACAATGCAGCACCAATGATCAAGGTAATTAATGATTTATGCGGAATTGAACAAGCTTACATCACCACTGTACATAGCTACACTACTGATCAAAGTTTACATGATCAACCACATAGGGACTTAAGACGGGCACGAGCTGCAAGTCAATCCATAGTACCTACGACAACTGGTGCAGCAAAAGCACTAACAAAAATATTTCCCGAACTAAGTGATGTAATAGGAGGATGTGGTATTAGAGTTCCTGTCCCGAATGGATCACTTACAGATATTACCTTTAATGTTAAAAGACAAACTTCTATCCAAGAAATTAACAACGAATTTAAAAAAGCTTCCCAAACTAGTCTAAAAGGTATTTTGTCATATACAGAAGATCCAATCGTATCTATTGATATACTTGGCAATCCGTACTCTTGTACGTTTGATTCTTTAATGACTTCTGTGATAGGAAAAATGGTAAAAATCATAGGTTGGTATGACAATGAAATAGGATATAGTAATAGAATAATTGATTTAATTATTAACATTTGTAAGAAATAA
- a CDS encoding zinc ribbon domain-containing protein, with protein MAKKEVTVEQKLRALYDLQLIDSRVDEIRNVRGELPLEVEDLEDEVAGLNKRLEKLNNDLETIAEGISNKKNLIEEAKALIKKYGEQQKNVRNNREYNSLSKEIEFQELEIQLAEKHIKEHKAQIVQKNEIIDQTKTKLGERNSHLSHKKGELDAILAETEKEEQALISKSEDYQKEIEERLINAYKRIRSNVKNGLAVVPIERGASGGSFFTIPPQVQMEIASRKKIITDEHSGRILVDQELAKEEKEKMNALFAKL; from the coding sequence ATGGCAAAGAAAGAAGTTACTGTTGAGCAAAAATTAAGAGCACTATATGACTTGCAATTAATAGACTCTAGAGTTGATGAGATCAGAAACGTACGCGGAGAATTACCTTTAGAGGTTGAAGATCTTGAAGATGAAGTAGCCGGATTAAACAAAAGATTAGAAAAGCTAAACAATGATCTTGAAACTATCGCCGAAGGTATTAGTAACAAGAAAAACCTAATTGAAGAAGCTAAAGCACTAATCAAAAAATACGGAGAGCAACAAAAAAATGTTCGTAATAATCGCGAATACAATTCACTTAGTAAAGAAATTGAATTCCAGGAATTAGAAATTCAATTAGCAGAAAAGCATATCAAGGAACATAAAGCTCAGATTGTTCAAAAAAATGAGATCATCGATCAGACCAAAACAAAACTTGGAGAGCGTAACTCTCACCTTTCTCACAAAAAAGGAGAACTTGATGCTATTTTAGCTGAAACTGAAAAAGAAGAGCAAGCTTTAATCTCTAAGTCTGAAGATTACCAAAAAGAGATCGAAGAACGTTTGATCAATGCCTACAAAAGAATACGTAGTAATGTAAAAAACGGACTTGCTGTTGTACCAATTGAACGCGGTGCTTCTGGAGGATCATTCTTTACCATTCCGCCACAAGTACAGATGGAAATTGCTTCTCGCAAGAAAATCATCACAGATGAACACAGTGGCCGAATTTTAGTCGACCAAGAACTTGCAAAAGAAGAAAAAGAAAAAATGAATGCACTTTTTGCAAAACTATAA
- a CDS encoding response regulator, with protein sequence MPTQIKYFIAQFLLICCFFGSAQTTELSENNQMKDSIESYLMNASQSIDQTRLELALSNIINAKELALQQQNKTYIAKTNMVLAKLYRELGDLKKAEEQILDAIAFQNETNDEFMLVSSYTIYGSIATKLGKFKTALKSLQNALAIAKKNDYKNQEGPIKLNLGLLALAQEKPKLAIQHFNSGLPIINSFDQYYFKAKLYTNKARAQLSINQPDEAMKTNDLAMQIGEDMEYAEIQSECFELYSQIYERKEDYPASLKNLRAHEKIKDALFNTNKEIIAQEAGAKLNLNENNVLIEELTEENIQQQRSLKLGRLTTILSIALITILSLLTLSLYKNNNLRARANELLQNKNTELILAKENAERASEAKVQFLSTITHELRTPLYAVTGLTHLLLEESPTPNQKEHLNSLKFSGEYLLSLINNILDLNKLEANKVELENTSFNLKKRINDVLIALGKSAKDRNNNLHYEFDESIPAKLKGDPLKVSQVLINLIGNSIKFTQNGDIWIRVKPINQIDNKVSLSFEIEDNGVGISEKKQLSIFENFTQGSVQINRKFGGTGLGLSIVKNLLSLMDSEIKLESELSKGSKFLFDLTFEIFEDKSTNYTEEAKKIDYSIMIDKHILVVEDNKINQLITRKILEKNEIRCDVADNGDIAVNKTKENTFDLILMDIHMPGISGIEATKQIRKFNKEIPIIALTAVTLDDNLDEFYDNGFNDIIPKPYKTEEFFTKLHKALVKKQATA encoded by the coding sequence ATGCCAACCCAAATCAAATATTTTATAGCGCAATTTTTACTTATTTGTTGTTTTTTTGGTTCTGCACAAACGACTGAGCTTTCAGAAAACAATCAAATGAAAGACTCTATTGAGAGCTATTTGATGAATGCTTCACAATCTATTGACCAAACTAGATTAGAACTTGCGCTTTCTAATATTATCAACGCAAAAGAGCTTGCTTTACAACAACAAAACAAAACTTATATAGCAAAGACCAATATGGTGCTTGCTAAACTATACCGGGAATTGGGAGATCTCAAAAAAGCTGAAGAGCAAATCCTAGATGCTATTGCTTTTCAGAATGAAACCAATGACGAATTTATGCTTGTTTCTTCATATACAATATATGGATCAATTGCTACAAAGCTTGGAAAATTTAAAACCGCATTAAAATCCCTTCAAAACGCATTAGCAATAGCCAAAAAGAATGATTACAAAAATCAGGAAGGACCTATAAAATTAAATCTTGGACTTTTAGCTCTTGCTCAAGAAAAACCCAAATTAGCTATACAACACTTTAATAGCGGGCTTCCTATCATAAATTCATTTGATCAGTATTACTTCAAAGCAAAACTCTATACAAATAAAGCCAGAGCACAATTATCAATAAACCAACCTGATGAAGCCATGAAAACCAATGATTTGGCTATGCAAATTGGTGAAGATATGGAATATGCAGAAATACAATCAGAATGTTTCGAACTGTATAGCCAGATTTATGAACGAAAAGAAGATTATCCCGCCTCTCTTAAAAACCTTAGAGCACACGAAAAAATAAAAGATGCTCTTTTTAATACCAATAAAGAAATTATAGCTCAGGAAGCAGGCGCAAAACTAAATCTAAATGAAAATAACGTTCTAATAGAAGAGCTAACAGAGGAAAATATACAACAACAAAGATCTTTAAAATTAGGGCGACTTACAACCATACTAAGTATTGCTTTGATAACAATATTATCTCTTTTAACGCTTTCTCTTTATAAAAATAATAACTTAAGAGCCAGAGCAAACGAATTATTACAAAATAAAAACACAGAACTTATACTGGCAAAAGAGAATGCAGAAAGAGCTAGTGAGGCCAAAGTTCAATTCCTTTCTACAATAACACACGAGTTAAGAACACCATTATATGCTGTTACAGGATTAACACATTTGTTACTCGAAGAAAGCCCTACTCCTAATCAAAAAGAGCATCTTAATTCCCTCAAATTCTCTGGAGAATATCTTTTGTCACTAATTAATAATATTCTGGATCTAAATAAACTTGAGGCTAACAAAGTAGAACTGGAGAACACATCATTCAATTTAAAAAAACGAATAAATGATGTATTAATAGCGCTGGGTAAATCTGCTAAAGACAGAAATAATAATTTGCATTATGAATTTGATGAGTCTATCCCAGCTAAACTTAAAGGAGACCCGCTTAAAGTTTCTCAAGTCTTAATTAATCTTATCGGAAACTCTATAAAATTTACACAAAACGGAGATATTTGGATACGAGTAAAACCTATTAATCAAATTGACAATAAAGTCTCGCTTAGTTTTGAAATTGAAGATAACGGAGTAGGAATATCAGAAAAAAAGCAACTTAGTATTTTTGAAAACTTTACTCAAGGCTCTGTACAAATTAATAGAAAATTTGGTGGTACAGGTTTAGGGCTATCAATAGTAAAGAATTTATTGTCCTTAATGGATAGTGAGATCAAACTAGAAAGTGAATTAAGCAAGGGATCAAAATTTTTATTTGACCTTACATTCGAAATTTTTGAAGACAAAAGCACTAATTACACCGAAGAAGCTAAGAAAATTGATTACAGTATAATGATCGACAAACATATACTTGTGGTCGAAGACAATAAAATCAATCAACTAATTACCAGAAAAATCTTAGAAAAGAACGAGATAAGATGTGATGTTGCCGATAATGGTGATATTGCGGTAAATAAAACAAAAGAAAACACCTTTGATCTTATTCTTATGGATATCCATATGCCAGGAATCAGTGGCATTGAAGCCACCAAACAAATTAGAAAATTCAATAAAGAAATCCCAATTATAGCATTAACAGCCGTTACTCTTGATGATAATCTGGATGAGTTCTACGATAATGGATTTAATGACATCATACCAAAACCATATAAAACTGAAGAGTTTTTCACAAAACTCCACAAAGCATTGGTAAAAAAACAAGCCACTGCTTAG
- a CDS encoding glycosyltransferase family 4 protein: protein MNHILIIGFVWPEPNSSAAGSRMMQLIALFEAQNWGITFASPAAETEHMVNLENTNITKATIELNNSSFDDFIKKLQPDIVMFDRFMTEEQFGWRVTKYCPNALKILNTEDLHSLRKTRQESFKRNTTFNNNALLCGDITKREIASIYRCDLSLIISDFEIKLLKEIFKINEDLLFYLPFLLDPITADIKKTWPEHKNRKHFVTIGNFRHEPNWNSVLYLKEVIWPLIRKELPEAELHIYGSYPPPKATQLHNPEEGFYIKGWAKSATEIMSKARVCLAPLRFGAGIKGKLAEAMLCGTPSVTTSIGAEGMLDEEADWNGFVIDDPSKFAKAAIRLYNNESLWQQSQQNGIEITNTRFQKKKFCTPFLDQISKLQKNLNKHRAKNFIGSILQHHTLRSTEFMSRWIEEKNKA from the coding sequence ATGAATCACATCCTCATCATAGGCTTTGTTTGGCCAGAACCCAATTCTTCGGCAGCAGGAAGCAGAATGATGCAGCTTATAGCACTATTCGAGGCTCAAAACTGGGGGATCACCTTTGCCAGCCCTGCAGCAGAAACAGAGCATATGGTAAATCTCGAAAACACAAATATCACTAAAGCAACAATAGAGCTTAACAATTCTAGTTTTGATGATTTTATCAAAAAACTACAACCAGACATAGTGATGTTTGATCGATTTATGACTGAAGAACAGTTCGGATGGAGAGTCACAAAATATTGCCCTAATGCTTTAAAAATATTAAACACAGAAGACCTACATAGTCTTAGAAAAACCCGACAAGAATCATTTAAAAGAAATACAACTTTTAACAACAACGCTCTTTTATGTGGCGACATTACAAAACGAGAGATTGCAAGTATATATCGATGCGATCTATCCCTAATTATTTCTGATTTTGAAATAAAGCTTCTTAAGGAGATCTTTAAAATAAATGAAGACTTATTATTCTATTTACCTTTTCTACTTGACCCCATTACTGCAGACATAAAAAAAACATGGCCAGAGCACAAAAACAGAAAACACTTTGTTACTATAGGAAATTTTCGCCATGAACCAAATTGGAATAGCGTGTTATACCTTAAAGAAGTCATTTGGCCATTAATTAGAAAAGAGCTTCCAGAAGCAGAATTGCATATCTACGGATCATACCCCCCTCCTAAAGCAACACAGCTACACAATCCAGAAGAAGGATTTTACATTAAAGGATGGGCAAAAAGTGCAACAGAAATAATGTCGAAAGCTCGTGTTTGCCTTGCCCCTTTACGATTTGGAGCAGGAATTAAAGGAAAACTCGCAGAGGCCATGCTTTGTGGCACACCAAGCGTAACCACCTCTATCGGAGCAGAAGGAATGCTCGATGAAGAAGCCGATTGGAACGGTTTTGTTATCGATGACCCTTCAAAATTTGCCAAAGCAGCCATAAGATTATATAATAACGAAAGCCTCTGGCAACAATCACAACAAAACGGAATAGAGATTACAAACACACGGTTTCAGAAAAAAAAGTTCTGCACCCCATTTCTCGATCAGATTTCTAAACTTCAAAAAAACCTTAATAAACATCGTGCCAAAAACTTTATCGGTAGCATACTACAGCATCATACGCTACGAAGCACCGAATTTATGTCTAGATGGATAGAAGAAAAAAACAAAGCCTAG
- a CDS encoding Nif3-like dinuclear metal center hexameric protein, whose amino-acid sequence MQIKEVIQHLETLAPITYAEDFDNVGLLVGSRETVVTGILVTLDTLENIVDEAIENNCNLIISFHPIVFKGLKKFNGSNYVERVVMKAIKNDIAIFAIHTALDNAIHGVNNMICEQLGLLNRKILIPQSGNIKKLVTFAPTAEADVLRNKLFEAGAGSIGNYDNCSFSSEGTGTFRASDTANPSIGEIGKTHHEKETQIQVTYPKHCEGKILKTLFENHSYEEVAYEITTLENKNQNIGMGMIGELPNPVEELEFLKHIKNIFKTGCVRHSALLNKPIKKVAVLGGSGSFAIANAHRAGADIFITSDLKYHQFYEAEGRLILADIGHYESEQYTKNLIVSYLRKKISNFAIILSDKNTNPIQYI is encoded by the coding sequence ATGCAAATAAAAGAGGTTATACAGCATCTTGAAACTTTAGCTCCAATCACATACGCAGAGGATTTTGATAATGTTGGTTTATTGGTTGGTAGTCGCGAAACTGTAGTAACGGGGATTCTGGTAACCCTGGATACTCTCGAAAACATAGTAGATGAAGCAATAGAAAACAACTGTAATCTCATTATAAGTTTTCACCCCATCGTATTTAAGGGACTCAAAAAATTTAATGGCAGTAACTATGTAGAGCGAGTAGTAATGAAAGCTATTAAAAATGATATTGCTATTTTTGCTATTCATACAGCTCTAGACAATGCAATACACGGGGTAAATAATATGATATGTGAGCAGTTAGGACTTCTGAATCGCAAAATTCTTATCCCGCAAAGCGGAAATATAAAGAAATTAGTCACCTTCGCTCCTACTGCTGAAGCTGACGTATTACGCAACAAATTATTCGAAGCCGGAGCAGGAAGCATTGGTAATTACGACAATTGTAGTTTTTCTTCTGAAGGAACAGGAACATTTAGAGCCTCTGATACTGCAAACCCCTCAATTGGTGAAATCGGAAAAACACATCACGAAAAAGAAACTCAGATTCAAGTTACATACCCCAAACATTGTGAAGGTAAAATCCTTAAAACTCTTTTTGAAAATCATTCTTATGAAGAAGTAGCCTATGAAATTACCACTCTTGAAAATAAAAATCAAAATATTGGGATGGGTATGATTGGGGAGCTGCCAAACCCGGTAGAAGAGCTTGAGTTTTTAAAACACATCAAAAATATTTTCAAAACCGGATGTGTACGACACTCGGCATTACTAAACAAACCTATCAAAAAAGTAGCTGTTCTTGGTGGTAGCGGTAGTTTCGCTATTGCTAATGCACATCGAGCAGGCGCAGATATTTTTATCACTTCAGACCTAAAATATCATCAATTTTATGAAGCCGAAGGAAGGCTAATATTAGCCGATATTGGTCACTATGAGAGCGAACAATACACAAAAAACTTAATTGTTAGTTATCTTAGAAAAAAAATCAGTAATTTTGCAATCATTTTATCGGATAAAAACACCAATCCTATTCAATACATATAA